A window of the Citrus sinensis cultivar Valencia sweet orange chromosome 9, DVS_A1.0, whole genome shotgun sequence genome harbors these coding sequences:
- the LOC127899741 gene encoding uncharacterized protein LOC127899741, translating into MKAPFEKIVEFRRASPSGNEHSALLSFLEHQDKEERDTTKVPFENIVKVERASPTDNQHSLLQDEEGRDTTKAEPDKGSMQSGEAQVVETATNDERFDLYSVQPQKQKAKRKIESNPPGVQEREGFLSFELVSNSSIISKAKRQLKSGLGSDIPSSNQFMDRKIVKKIVYHHPIEANEPNGGLDDRQISVSLPKKKIKKKTSLPILEMDLSKSHRDPNDSAGKNGAIQLP; encoded by the exons ATGAAGGCaccttttgaaaaaattgtcGAGTTTAGAAGAGCTAGTCCTAGTGGTAATGAACATTCGGCCCTGCTGTCATTTTTAGAGCATCAAGACAAGGAAGAGAGGGATACAACCAAGGTACCTTTTGAGAACATTGTCAAAGTTGAAAGAGCTAGTCCTACTGATAACCAACATTCACTGCTGCAGGATGAGGAAGGAAGAGATACAACCAAGGCAGAGCCTGATAAGGGATCAATGCAATCAGGAGAAGCTCAAGTGGTTGAAACTGCCACTAATGATGAGAGGTTCGATTTGTACTCAGTGCAGCCACAAAAGCAGAAGGCTAAGAGAAAAATTGAGTCAAATCCACCAGGTGTTCAAGAAAGAGAaggttttctttcttttgaactTGTTTCAAATTCATCTATAATTTCAAAAGCTAAGAGACAATTGAAATCTGGACTTGGCTCTGACATTCCCAGTTCAAATCAGTTTATGGACAGAAAGATAGTCAAGAAAATAGTTTACCATCATCCAATTGAAGCTAATGAGCCCAATGGTGGTCTGGATGACAGGCAAATTTCTGTTTCActgccaaaaaagaaaataaaaaagaagacaaGTTTGCCAATCCTTGAAATGGACTTATCAAAATCACACAGAGACCCAAATGATAGTGCAG GGAAAAATGGAGCAATTCAATTGCCATAG